The following are encoded in a window of Flavobacterium psychrotrophum genomic DNA:
- a CDS encoding T9SS type A sorting domain-containing protein translates to MITFAPQITNQIIMRSLSPLLLFIYLFFFNSVFAQEPPVFSWAYTAEIPMHVFKDVKTDSQGNVYAIGSFLRNFTLGGVTFNTVGYAHVVVTKFNRDGNLVWVKQLFDPESSVSDMDYGYAITIDASDNIYVAGSYTGTVSLAGVEYTSAGVTPLRNLYVAKLNQAGEVIWSSNAIATGASGLGFVSCTGLNVDSSGNLYITGDYTTNLSFGSTVLTTSSSYTTSSMFLAKYDASGNFAWAKSGPGVSGGVVTDVAGNVYVGGGNIAGRSFGPFALPDAGCGFLAKFSGDGEGIWINKNFSWGPEFKDIDIDRDGNVIAIGTFTDYLTVDGQTYDVPNTSFNYNFVIKYNTEGVSDWVKTFGGATSDKASLVIDSHNNIYISGFYSGLPLRIDGFELPRSETGFKQSFFTKLTSDGGVSWLRGLNTMDSGYELSAGIDLDSAGNIFVVGNAYAETNFDSLGTTAGGAFVGKLGDYQLGLDDIRKNHINLYPIPVKDYLSIESGAEIKQINIYSTLGKLIYSNVINTGSSAKLNIAELPAGYYILQIIGDNTSYCKKILKN, encoded by the coding sequence ATGATTACATTTGCGCCTCAAATCACTAATCAAATTATTATGCGTTCATTATCTCCTTTATTACTCTTTATTTATCTGTTTTTTTTTAACAGTGTTTTTGCACAAGAACCACCTGTGTTTTCTTGGGCATATACTGCAGAAATACCTATGCATGTCTTTAAAGATGTGAAAACAGATAGCCAGGGTAATGTTTATGCAATAGGTTCTTTTTTACGAAATTTTACTTTAGGCGGAGTTACGTTTAACACAGTCGGCTATGCTCATGTTGTTGTAACAAAATTTAACCGTGATGGTAATTTAGTTTGGGTAAAACAATTATTTGATCCTGAGTCGTCAGTAAGCGATATGGACTATGGATATGCTATAACTATTGATGCATCAGATAATATTTATGTTGCCGGGTCTTATACAGGTACAGTAAGCTTAGCTGGTGTAGAATATACCTCTGCAGGTGTTACCCCTTTACGAAACCTTTATGTTGCAAAACTAAATCAAGCAGGTGAAGTTATATGGTCTTCTAATGCTATTGCTACAGGTGCAAGTGGATTAGGATTTGTATCTTGTACAGGATTAAATGTAGATTCGTCAGGTAATTTATATATTACAGGAGATTATACCACTAACCTTAGTTTTGGTAGTACAGTTTTAACTACTTCAAGTTCCTACACTACTTCATCAATGTTTTTAGCAAAATATGATGCATCCGGTAATTTTGCCTGGGCTAAAAGTGGTCCAGGGGTTAGTGGCGGCGTAGTAACAGATGTAGCTGGAAACGTTTATGTAGGAGGAGGTAACATTGCAGGCCGTTCTTTCGGACCATTTGCACTTCCAGATGCAGGCTGTGGATTTTTAGCCAAATTTAGTGGTGATGGGGAAGGTATATGGATCAATAAAAATTTTTCATGGGGACCTGAATTTAAAGATATTGATATAGACCGCGATGGTAATGTAATTGCAATAGGCACTTTTACAGATTATCTTACTGTGGACGGTCAAACTTATGATGTTCCGAATACATCTTTTAATTATAATTTTGTTATAAAGTACAATACAGAAGGTGTATCTGATTGGGTAAAGACTTTTGGAGGAGCAACTTCAGATAAGGCAAGTTTAGTAATAGATAGTCATAATAATATTTACATTTCCGGTTTTTATTCTGGTTTACCTTTAAGGATAGATGGGTTTGAACTGCCGCGTTCCGAAACAGGTTTCAAACAATCATTTTTTACAAAATTAACTTCTGATGGCGGTGTGAGTTGGCTCAGGGGACTAAATACTATGGATTCAGGATATGAGTTAAGTGCTGGTATAGATTTAGATTCGGCAGGAAATATATTCGTAGTCGGCAATGCTTATGCTGAAACAAATTTTGATAGTTTGGGGACCACAGCAGGAGGAGCATTTGTTGGTAAGTTGGGTGATTATCAACTTGGTCTGGATGACATCCGGAAAAATCATATTAATTTATATCCTATTCCTGTAAAAGATTATTTGAGCATCGAAAGTGGTGCTGAAATAAAACAAATAAATATTTATAGTACTTTAGGCAAATTGATATATAGTAATGTTATAAATACAGGCAGTTCGGCTAAATTGAATATTGCTGAATTACCGGCTGGATATTATATCTTACAAATAATCGGCGATAATACAAGCTATTGTAAAAAAATACTTAAAAATTAA
- a CDS encoding T9SS type A sorting domain-containing protein — protein MKKITMLLMLLFTTMLRAQVPVYVQSVSDVFYFTELAGKSYFIARGNELWSTDGSTANTQSVIAMGTSSANIFCVNGSKMYIRASKTPAPDGTDEALWVSDGTANGTVLISAGFKAISQYFLPVGNQVFFLAEDATHGYEWWVTDGTAAGTHLTKDINPGMPGQDIGIRHIAYHNKMYFIGYTQTGEMDFWVSDGTEAGTYMLTESDYPGAVPLDYDMIIYHDKIYFTFHDRTNGIELWVSDGTASGTHILKNCNTGSSGTYPTCFNLFNDRLLFIAYNGNDLGSQNLWSTDGTEENTLPIKRMNVSGLSTTEWVLYNGAYYFDANMDGLGLELCVTDGTTAGTHPVKDIRTGTVGSFPDRLTVANNKLFFFASDGSTGTEPWVTDGTAAGTMQLKDIFPGTSGSMVGNYGASYAIGNKVYFVARIAANNLHLYASDGTAAGTVAVAPANATVTFSPLNSGFGTLYKSYGALYFEAKYTGNQDNLYRIGTPSLGVESINSTTDVKLYPNPAKDFITIEYATGLVNTVTIYNTLGQQVHSENLQNAHGSATVNVSKLQPGYYFVEVGSGSGKSVFKILKN, from the coding sequence ATGAAAAAAATTACGATGCTATTAATGCTGTTGTTTACTACTATGCTACGTGCTCAGGTTCCTGTATATGTGCAGTCTGTTTCTGATGTGTTTTATTTTACAGAGTTGGCAGGCAAAAGCTATTTTATAGCCAGGGGTAATGAGCTTTGGTCTACAGATGGTAGTACGGCAAATACACAATCTGTAATCGCTATGGGTACAAGTTCTGCAAATATTTTTTGTGTAAATGGAAGTAAGATGTATATAAGGGCATCAAAAACTCCGGCTCCAGATGGTACAGATGAGGCCTTATGGGTATCTGACGGTACAGCTAATGGTACTGTACTGATAAGTGCGGGATTTAAAGCAATATCGCAATATTTTTTACCTGTAGGAAATCAGGTTTTTTTTCTAGCCGAAGATGCTACCCACGGATATGAATGGTGGGTTACTGATGGCACTGCGGCCGGCACGCATTTGACAAAAGATATTAATCCCGGTATGCCGGGGCAGGATATTGGGATTCGTCATATTGCTTACCACAATAAAATGTATTTTATAGGCTACACGCAAACTGGCGAGATGGACTTTTGGGTTAGCGATGGTACAGAGGCTGGTACTTATATGCTGACGGAGTCTGATTATCCCGGAGCCGTGCCCCTGGACTATGACATGATCATATACCACGATAAGATATATTTTACATTTCATGACAGAACAAACGGGATAGAGCTTTGGGTGTCAGACGGCACTGCTTCTGGTACACATATACTAAAAAACTGCAACACAGGCAGCAGTGGGACTTATCCAACGTGTTTTAATCTGTTTAATGATCGTTTACTGTTTATAGCATATAACGGTAATGACCTGGGAAGCCAAAATCTGTGGTCTACTGACGGTACGGAAGAAAATACCCTGCCCATAAAAAGGATGAATGTATCTGGTTTAAGCACTACTGAGTGGGTGCTGTATAACGGTGCGTATTATTTTGATGCAAATATGGATGGCCTGGGCTTAGAACTTTGTGTAACCGATGGTACTACTGCCGGTACACACCCTGTAAAAGATATAAGAACGGGAACTGTAGGTTCTTTTCCTGACAGGCTTACGGTTGCTAATAACAAGTTATTCTTTTTTGCATCAGATGGTTCTACAGGTACAGAGCCTTGGGTAACCGATGGTACAGCAGCAGGAACAATGCAGCTAAAAGATATTTTTCCGGGCACATCCGGCAGTATGGTGGGTAATTATGGAGCGAGTTATGCAATAGGTAATAAGGTCTATTTTGTAGCGAGAATAGCCGCAAATAATTTACACCTTTACGCCAGCGATGGCACCGCAGCAGGTACTGTGGCTGTTGCACCGGCAAATGCTACGGTAACATTTTCGCCATTAAACAGTGGTTTCGGTACATTATATAAATCGTATGGAGCGTTATATTTTGAGGCAAAATATACAGGTAATCAAGATAACTTATACAGGATCGGGACTCCGTCTTTAGGTGTTGAGAGTATAAACTCAACCACAGATGTTAAACTGTACCCGAACCCTGCTAAAGATTTTATAACTATTGAATACGCTACAGGTTTAGTAAATACTGTAACTATTTATAACACGCTTGGGCAGCAGGTGCATTCAGAAAATCTTCAAAATGCCCATGGCAGTGCTACGGTAAATGTTTCAAAACTGCAACCGGGATATTATTTTGTTGAGGTTGGTTCAGGCTCAGGAAAGTCGGTTTTTAAAATTTTAAAAAATTAA
- a CDS encoding DUF3820 family protein produces the protein MPFGKYEGRYLIDLPEYYVVWYSNKGFPAGLLGKQLQQVYELKLNGLEDLIRNIKKQYPKP, from the coding sequence ATGCCCTTTGGCAAATACGAGGGGCGTTATCTTATAGACCTGCCTGAGTATTATGTAGTGTGGTACAGCAATAAAGGCTTTCCTGCCGGACTATTGGGTAAGCAGCTGCAACAGGTATACGAACTAAAGCTTAACGGCCTTGAAGACCTGATAAGGAATATAAAGAAACAATATCCTAAGCCGTGA
- a CDS encoding CTP synthase → MNQTKYIFVTGGVTSSLGKGIIAASLAKLLQARGYRTTIQKFDPYINVDPGTLNPYEHGECYVTDDGAETDLDLGHYERFLNVPTSQANNVTTGRVYLSVIEKERRGEFLGKTVQVVPHITNEIKERMQLLGNTGEYDIVITEIGGTVGDIESLPYIESVRQLVWDLGESNSLVIHLTLVPYLAAAGELKTKPTQHSVKTLMESGIKADILVCRTEHELSSDLRHKLALFCNVSKDSVIQSIDASTIYDVPNLMLEEGLDKVALKKLALPEKNTPDLKHWNEFLFRLKNPKHTVNIGLVGKYVELQDSYKSILEAFIHAGSANETKVNVISVHSEYIDKENAADKLGNLDGILVAPGFGGRGIEGKIETVRFARENNIPFFGICLGMQMAVIEYARNVVGWKDANSTEMNEHTAYPVINIMEEQKTITDKGGTMRLGAWSCTLEPNTLASAIYNGKAEIKERHRHRYEFNGAYFNELTTAGLKPSGVNPDTGLVEIIELENHPFFIGVQYHPEYKSTVANPHPLFVSFVKAAVKKKSE, encoded by the coding sequence ATGAATCAGACAAAGTATATTTTTGTTACCGGAGGTGTTACGTCTTCCCTTGGTAAGGGAATCATAGCGGCTTCGCTGGCAAAACTATTGCAGGCAAGGGGTTACAGAACCACCATACAAAAATTTGACCCCTACATTAACGTAGACCCGGGAACACTTAATCCTTACGAGCACGGCGAGTGTTATGTAACAGACGACGGTGCCGAAACGGATCTTGACCTTGGCCATTACGAACGTTTTTTAAATGTGCCTACATCTCAGGCTAATAACGTTACTACGGGTAGGGTATATCTTTCTGTTATAGAAAAAGAACGCCGTGGCGAATTTTTAGGTAAAACGGTTCAGGTAGTTCCTCATATCACTAACGAGATCAAGGAGCGTATGCAGCTGCTTGGTAACACGGGTGAGTATGATATTGTTATTACCGAAATAGGTGGTACGGTAGGTGATATTGAGTCGTTGCCATACATCGAGTCGGTACGCCAGCTTGTTTGGGATCTTGGCGAAAGCAACAGCCTGGTTATACACCTTACACTGGTACCTTACCTTGCTGCTGCCGGAGAACTTAAGACCAAGCCTACACAGCACTCCGTTAAAACGTTGATGGAGAGTGGTATTAAGGCAGATATCCTTGTTTGCCGCACAGAGCACGAACTATCGTCTGACCTTAGGCATAAATTGGCCTTGTTTTGTAACGTAAGTAAAGATTCTGTTATACAATCTATCGATGCTTCTACTATATATGATGTGCCAAACCTTATGTTAGAGGAAGGCCTTGATAAGGTAGCGCTTAAAAAACTTGCACTTCCTGAAAAGAATACACCGGACCTTAAACACTGGAACGAGTTTTTGTTCAGGCTTAAAAATCCTAAGCATACGGTAAACATTGGCCTTGTAGGTAAATATGTAGAGCTTCAGGACTCTTATAAATCTATACTGGAGGCCTTTATACATGCAGGTTCTGCAAACGAAACTAAGGTGAACGTTATAAGCGTACACTCTGAATATATTGATAAAGAAAACGCTGCAGATAAGCTGGGTAATCTTGACGGTATACTTGTGGCTCCTGGTTTTGGCGGACGCGGTATAGAAGGGAAGATAGAAACAGTGCGTTTTGCACGCGAAAATAACATACCGTTCTTTGGTATCTGCCTTGGCATGCAAATGGCGGTTATAGAATATGCCCGTAACGTAGTAGGCTGGAAAGATGCTAACTCTACCGAAATGAACGAGCACACTGCTTATCCGGTGATAAACATCATGGAAGAGCAAAAAACCATAACTGATAAGGGTGGTACTATGCGTCTTGGTGCATGGAGCTGTACGCTGGAGCCTAATACCCTTGCAAGTGCCATATATAATGGTAAGGCAGAAATTAAGGAGCGTCACCGTCACCGTTATGAGTTTAACGGAGCTTATTTTAATGAGCTTACAACTGCCGGTCTTAAACCATCGGGCGTTAACCCGGATACCGGGCTTGTAGAAATTATAGAGCTTGAAAACCACCCGTTCTTTATAGGGGTACAATACCACCCGGAGTATAAGAGTACGGTAGCTAATCCGCACCCGCTTTTTGTAAGTTTTGTAAAAGCAGCGGTTAAGAAAAAAAGTGAATAG
- the yidC gene encoding membrane protein insertase YidC, whose amino-acid sequence MEEKKLDIKTIIGFGLIMVLLLWMIYGQTDKREKEAREKAKQEQLDKAKKTQIPEGTTASVITDSTATDSVKLAKLRGSLGAFAYSATLPSAKNNLTEIKNPLLTIKVANKGGYIDECTLNNFEQITKGSGKRVELIKGNNASFNLQFKTSDNRILNTQDMYFEPVKTMEGENQVLTMRLKAGENQFLEYRYVLKPNDFMLDFSIRSQGLAQVVDTSKPIDLEWGMKTYRNEKSVAFENRYTNLGYEYEEGKFDKLGLGKSDTEKVDDVSYIAFKQHLFTSVLLTDTHFKSAELTSENLVVDEKKDTIFTRKFMAKMPLAYKGGELNYNMNWYYGPADYKILNEYNKNLDEIIPLGWGIFGWINRWIFIPVFSLLSGFLPYGIGIIVFTILIRLAMSPVTYKSYLSQAKMKVLRPEITELNEKYKKDPMKKQQETMKLYSAAGVNPMAGCLPAVMQIPVFYALFQFFPSYFDLRQKSFLWADDLSSYDSVLKLPFDIPFYGNHVSLFPILASLAIFFYMKMTTGDQTMSAPQQEGMPDMSKIMKVMIYISPIMMLIFFNSNPSGLSLYYFISNLITIGIMYVIKNHIVKEDKIHALIQNNKSKPKQQGRFQKKMQEMMEQAQEQQKSKQIKK is encoded by the coding sequence ATGGAAGAAAAAAAGTTAGACATTAAAACAATTATCGGTTTCGGACTGATAATGGTGCTGCTGTTATGGATGATTTACGGCCAGACAGACAAACGCGAAAAAGAGGCTCGCGAAAAAGCTAAGCAGGAACAGCTTGACAAGGCTAAGAAAACCCAGATACCTGAAGGTACAACGGCATCGGTTATAACCGATTCTACCGCTACAGATTCTGTAAAGCTGGCTAAACTGCGCGGTTCGCTGGGTGCGTTTGCTTATAGCGCTACACTTCCGTCTGCTAAAAACAACCTTACCGAAATTAAAAACCCACTGCTTACCATTAAGGTAGCTAACAAAGGTGGCTATATTGATGAGTGTACACTTAATAACTTTGAGCAAATTACAAAAGGCTCTGGTAAAAGGGTAGAGCTTATTAAAGGTAACAATGCAAGCTTTAACCTTCAGTTTAAAACGTCAGACAACCGTATCCTTAATACACAGGATATGTATTTTGAGCCGGTAAAAACTATGGAAGGCGAAAACCAGGTACTTACCATGAGGCTAAAAGCAGGTGAAAACCAGTTTCTGGAATACCGCTATGTGCTAAAGCCGAATGATTTTATGCTTGATTTTTCTATCCGTTCTCAGGGGCTTGCCCAGGTAGTAGATACTTCTAAGCCTATCGACCTTGAGTGGGGTATGAAAACCTACAGGAACGAAAAAAGCGTTGCTTTTGAAAACCGTTACACTAACTTAGGGTATGAGTATGAAGAGGGCAAGTTTGATAAACTGGGCCTTGGTAAAAGCGATACAGAGAAAGTGGATGACGTAAGTTATATTGCATTTAAACAGCATTTGTTTACATCAGTACTACTTACAGATACGCACTTTAAAAGTGCTGAGCTTACTTCAGAAAACCTTGTTGTTGACGAAAAAAAGGATACCATTTTTACAAGGAAGTTTATGGCTAAAATGCCACTTGCATATAAAGGTGGAGAGCTTAATTATAATATGAACTGGTATTATGGCCCGGCAGATTATAAAATTCTTAACGAATACAACAAAAACCTTGATGAGATCATTCCACTGGGCTGGGGTATCTTTGGTTGGATAAACCGCTGGATATTTATTCCGGTATTTAGTTTGCTAAGTGGTTTCCTTCCTTACGGTATTGGTATTATCGTATTTACAATACTTATCAGGCTGGCAATGTCTCCGGTAACGTATAAATCATACCTGTCTCAGGCAAAGATGAAAGTACTGCGTCCTGAAATTACAGAGCTAAACGAGAAGTACAAGAAAGACCCGATGAAAAAGCAGCAGGAAACCATGAAACTGTATTCTGCGGCAGGGGTAAACCCTATGGCAGGCTGTCTTCCGGCAGTTATGCAGATACCGGTTTTCTACGCGTTATTCCAGTTCTTCCCTTCGTATTTTGACCTTAGGCAGAAAAGTTTCCTTTGGGCGGATGACCTTTCATCGTATGATTCAGTGCTAAAACTGCCGTTTGATATTCCATTCTATGGTAATCACGTAAGTTTGTTCCCTATACTTGCATCGCTTGCTATATTTTTCTATATGAAGATGACAACGGGCGACCAAACCATGTCTGCACCACAGCAAGAGGGTATGCCGGATATGAGCAAGATCATGAAGGTAATGATTTATATCTCGCCAATAATGATGCTTATATTCTTTAACAGCAACCCATCTGGACTGAGTTTGTATTACTTTATCTCTAACCTTATTACAATAGGTATTATGTATGTTATTAAAAACCATATTGTAAAAGAAGACAAGATACACGCGCTGATACAAAATAATAAGAGCAAGCCGAAGCAGCAAGGCCGTTTCCAAAAGAAAATGCAGGAAATGATGGAGCAGGCGCAAGAGCAGCAAAAATCAAAACAGATTAAAAAATAA
- a CDS encoding toxin-antitoxin system YwqK family antitoxin, translated as MKRVAVLSLIFLIATGAMAQDINKKDAQGNRDGLWKGTYEASKRPRYEGTFNHGKETGTFKFFDDTQASTLMATRVFAKDGSCYTTFFEPTGTKVSEGKEVNHLQEGEWKYYHYKNKAVMAQEFYKAGKLNGARKVFFENGTLAEETNYVNGVKEGAYKKYTEKGLVLEEATYKNDEFNGPAAYRDADGNVASQGLYKNGLKHGVWKFYDKGKLVKETDMSVSARKAAGKAKTEAKKSN; from the coding sequence ATGAAAAGAGTAGCAGTATTAAGCCTTATATTTTTAATTGCCACAGGGGCAATGGCGCAGGATATCAATAAAAAAGACGCCCAGGGCAACCGCGACGGCCTTTGGAAAGGTACTTATGAAGCCAGTAAAAGGCCACGTTATGAAGGTACTTTTAACCATGGTAAAGAAACAGGAACCTTTAAGTTTTTTGATGATACGCAGGCATCAACCCTTATGGCTACACGTGTATTTGCTAAAGATGGTTCCTGCTATACTACCTTTTTTGAACCTACCGGTACTAAAGTAAGCGAGGGTAAAGAGGTAAACCACCTGCAGGAAGGCGAGTGGAAGTACTACCATTATAAGAACAAAGCTGTTATGGCACAGGAGTTTTATAAAGCCGGTAAGCTAAACGGAGCCCGTAAGGTGTTTTTTGAAAACGGGACACTTGCCGAAGAAACTAATTATGTAAATGGCGTAAAAGAAGGTGCCTATAAAAAATATACCGAAAAAGGCCTGGTGCTTGAAGAAGCTACATATAAAAATGATGAGTTTAACGGCCCCGCTGCTTATCGTGATGCCGATGGGAACGTTGCATCTCAGGGGCTATATAAAAATGGCTTAAAGCATGGCGTGTGGAAGTTTTATGACAAGGGCAAACTGGTTAAAGAAACCGATATGAGTGTGAGTGCCCGCAAAGCCGCAGGGAAAGCAAAAACAGAAGCAAAGAAAAGCAATTGA
- the mnmA gene encoding tRNA 2-thiouridine(34) synthase MnmA, with translation MKRVVVGLSGGVDSSVAAYLLQQQGYEVIGLFMKNWHDDTVTISNECPWLEDSNDALLVAEKLGIPFQTVDLSEEYKERIVDYMFNEYEKGRTPNPDVLCNREIKFDVFMKIALSLGADYVATGHYCRKDTIEVDGKEVHRLLAGVDGNKDQSYFLCQLSQEQLSKALFPIGELTKPEVRKIAAEMELVTAEKKDSQGLCFIGKVRLPEFLQQQLQPKEGVIYEVNADLPLYAEEQTEFNDIKERLAYQAKNITYKPEMAKVVGKHQGAHYYTIGQRKGLNVGGTKEALFIIATDVETNAIYTGQGQAHPGLFRKALYIQENEIHWVREDLTLKDGETMDVMVRIRYRQPLQKATLHKFDSGMYISFEEPQSAITEGQFAAWHIGDELVGSGVIS, from the coding sequence ATGAAACGTGTAGTAGTAGGCCTTTCGGGTGGAGTAGACAGTAGTGTGGCAGCATATCTTTTGCAACAGCAGGGGTATGAGGTAATAGGCTTGTTTATGAAGAACTGGCACGATGATACGGTAACTATATCTAACGAATGTCCGTGGCTGGAAGACAGCAACGATGCACTTTTAGTTGCCGAAAAACTGGGCATACCGTTCCAGACGGTAGATCTTAGCGAAGAATATAAAGAGCGTATTGTAGACTATATGTTTAACGAATACGAAAAAGGACGCACGCCAAACCCGGATGTACTTTGCAACCGCGAGATAAAGTTTGATGTGTTTATGAAGATTGCCCTGAGCCTGGGGGCCGACTATGTAGCTACCGGACACTATTGCCGCAAAGATACTATTGAGGTTGATGGTAAAGAAGTGCACCGCCTGCTTGCGGGTGTAGATGGTAATAAAGACCAGTCGTACTTTTTATGCCAGTTATCTCAGGAGCAGTTGTCAAAAGCATTGTTCCCTATTGGGGAGCTTACCAAGCCTGAGGTGCGCAAAATAGCTGCCGAAATGGAACTGGTTACCGCTGAGAAAAAAGATTCACAAGGGCTTTGTTTTATTGGCAAGGTACGCCTGCCTGAATTTTTACAGCAGCAGCTTCAGCCTAAAGAAGGTGTTATTTATGAGGTAAATGCCGACCTGCCTTTATATGCTGAAGAACAAACAGAATTTAACGATATTAAAGAGCGCCTGGCATACCAAGCCAAAAACATTACCTATAAGCCCGAGATGGCTAAGGTAGTGGGCAAGCACCAGGGCGCGCATTACTATACTATAGGGCAACGTAAAGGACTAAATGTTGGCGGTACTAAAGAAGCTTTATTTATCATCGCTACCGATGTTGAAACAAACGCTATTTATACCGGACAGGGTCAGGCTCACCCGGGATTGTTCCGTAAGGCGTTGTACATACAGGAAAACGAAATACACTGGGTACGCGAGGACCTTACTTTAAAAGATGGCGAAACCATGGATGTTATGGTACGTATACGCTACCGCCAGCCGCTTCAAAAAGCTACACTGCATAAGTTTGATAGTGGTATGTACATTTCTTTTGAAGAACCGCAAAGCGCCATTACCGAAGGGCAGTTTGCTGCCTGGCACATAGGCGATGAGCTTGTGGGTAGTGGAGTGATATCGTAA
- a CDS encoding PH domain-containing protein, giving the protein MIDSEIKNAFKIALGTDETILWTGRPPGGVIFRASDIFLIPFSILWFGFAVFWEVSVVESDAPLLFRLWGIPFLCVGLYISIGRFFIDSHKRKNTVYAITHERILIKSGIFSSEINSVSIRTLSGVTFTTKADGSGTIILGPENDRYGRMQGLDWPGVKQTPRLESIPNVKGVYDIIMDNQRKP; this is encoded by the coding sequence ATGATAGATAGCGAAATAAAGAATGCATTTAAAATTGCCTTGGGCACTGATGAAACTATTTTATGGACTGGTCGTCCGCCGGGAGGTGTTATTTTCAGGGCTTCTGATATTTTTTTAATACCTTTTAGTATCTTATGGTTTGGTTTTGCTGTTTTTTGGGAAGTATCGGTTGTCGAAAGTGATGCTCCCCTGCTTTTCAGACTATGGGGAATTCCTTTTCTTTGTGTAGGCCTTTACATCAGCATAGGTCGTTTTTTTATTGATTCGCATAAAAGAAAAAATACCGTCTATGCAATAACACACGAGAGGATACTGATTAAGTCAGGTATATTTTCAAGCGAAATTAATTCTGTAAGTATCCGTACACTTTCTGGTGTCACTTTTACAACCAAAGCCGATGGTTCAGGCACCATTATACTCGGGCCTGAAAATGATCGATATGGAAGAATGCAAGGTCTAGATTGGCCAGGAGTTAAACAAACGCCCAGGCTTGAGTCTATACCTAATGTTAAAGGTGTATATGACATTATAATGGACAATCAACGCAAGCCTTAA
- a CDS encoding TatD family hydrolase has translation MLHNLHTHNYTDNSDVLEVVNRYPYEAVDVPYFSTGIHPWYIDTDNVEEHLNIVEHCLQQPNCLALGECGLDKRIEIPLDVQVAIFEKQLLLAKKYQKPVILHLVAAFQELIEIKKRLNVDMPMIVHGFSKNAQVAKQLLDNGFYLSFGKYLLRNPELSEVFAGVPDDRFFLETDTIEEGITEVYAKASAAKNIDIELLKDIVSTNFKTVFKNG, from the coding sequence ATGCTCCACAACCTACATACTCACAACTACACAGATAACTCTGATGTACTCGAAGTCGTAAACCGCTATCCTTATGAAGCTGTTGATGTACCGTATTTCTCAACAGGCATACACCCGTGGTATATTGATACTGATAACGTTGAGGAGCATTTAAACATTGTAGAGCATTGCCTGCAACAGCCTAATTGCCTTGCTCTTGGCGAATGCGGACTTGATAAGCGTATTGAAATTCCGCTGGATGTGCAGGTTGCTATTTTTGAAAAGCAATTATTATTAGCGAAAAAATACCAAAAACCTGTAATTTTGCACCTCGTTGCCGCATTTCAGGAGCTTATAGAAATTAAAAAGCGCCTTAATGTAGATATGCCGATGATTGTGCACGGCTTCAGTAAAAATGCACAGGTAGCAAAGCAGCTGCTGGATAATGGCTTTTACCTTTCGTTTGGGAAGTATTTATTACGTAATCCTGAACTTAGCGAGGTTTTTGCAGGAGTACCGGATGACCGTTTCTTTCTTGAAACTGATACGATAGAAGAGGGTATTACTGAAGTATATGCCAAAGCTTCTGCGGCAAAGAATATAGATATTGAATTGCTTAAAGATATTGTAAGCACTAATTTTAAAACTGTTTTTAAAAATGGCTGA